One window of Pseudomonas urmiensis genomic DNA carries:
- the algK gene encoding alginate biosynthesis TPR repeat lipoprotein AlgK has protein sequence MTLQHTNFVGASLPRDSARAGDRHRGASPLPRTATLLAIAITLAGCAGLPDQRLANEAMKRGDTATAERNYKALADLGYSDAQVGLADIKVASRDPAQLKEAEATYRDAAATSPRAQARLGRLLVAKPDSTQAEREEAETLLKLAAKQGEGNTLIPLAMLYLQYPQSFPNVNAQQQIEQWRAAGQPEAGLAQILLYRTQGTYDQHLDDVENICKAAINSTDICYVELATVYQKRNQADQRNALLEQLKAGYARGTVPATRVDSVARVLADRNLGQTDEKTAKELLEHVAPVNPASWASLAQLLYDFPELGDTEQLLAYIEKGRAAEQPRAELLLGRLYYEGKTLPADAEKAQTHLQAAADAGEISAHYYLGQLYRRGYLGQVEPQKAVDHLLSAARGGQLSADYALAQLYSEGHGIRQNPGNAWVFAQLAQANPTEQSSAMLQQLDQQLTPDQRSQAERLLAQEKQARGSMAQGANSVMAIEALQDDEDAEDASL, from the coding sequence ATGACCCTCCAGCATACGAACTTCGTGGGAGCGAGCTTGCCTCGCGACAGCGCCCGAGCAGGCGACCGTCATCGCGGGGCAAGCCCACTCCCACGCACTGCGACGTTGCTCGCCATCGCCATCACTTTGGCCGGCTGCGCGGGCCTGCCCGACCAGCGCCTGGCCAACGAAGCGATGAAGCGTGGCGACACCGCCACCGCCGAGCGCAACTACAAGGCCCTGGCCGACCTCGGCTACAGCGACGCCCAAGTGGGCCTAGCCGACATCAAAGTCGCCTCCCGCGACCCCGCCCAGCTCAAGGAGGCCGAGGCCACCTACCGCGACGCCGCTGCCACTTCGCCGCGTGCCCAGGCGCGCCTTGGCCGCCTGCTGGTGGCCAAGCCCGACAGCACCCAGGCTGAACGCGAAGAAGCCGAGACCCTGCTCAAGCTCGCCGCCAAGCAAGGCGAAGGCAACACCCTGATCCCGCTGGCGATGCTCTACCTGCAGTACCCGCAGAGCTTCCCCAACGTCAACGCGCAACAGCAGATCGAGCAATGGCGCGCCGCCGGCCAGCCGGAAGCGGGCCTGGCGCAGATCCTGCTCTACCGCACCCAGGGCACCTACGACCAGCACCTGGATGACGTCGAGAACATCTGCAAGGCCGCAATCAACAGCACCGACATCTGCTACGTCGAGCTGGCCACCGTCTACCAGAAACGCAACCAGGCCGACCAGCGCAACGCCCTGCTCGAGCAGCTCAAGGCCGGCTATGCCCGCGGCACTGTGCCGGCTACCCGGGTCGACAGCGTCGCCCGCGTGCTGGCTGATCGCAACCTCGGCCAAACCGATGAGAAGACCGCCAAGGAGCTGCTCGAACACGTGGCCCCGGTCAACCCAGCCTCCTGGGCCAGCCTCGCCCAGCTGCTGTACGACTTCCCCGAACTGGGTGACACCGAACAGTTGCTGGCCTACATCGAAAAGGGCCGCGCCGCCGAACAGCCACGCGCCGAACTGCTGCTGGGCCGCCTCTACTACGAAGGCAAGACCCTGCCGGCCGATGCCGAGAAAGCCCAAACCCACTTGCAGGCCGCAGCCGATGCCGGCGAGATCAGCGCCCACTACTACCTCGGCCAGCTCTATCGCCGGGGCTATCTGGGCCAGGTCGAGCCACAGAAGGCCGTCGACCACCTGCTCAGCGCCGCTCGCGGCGGTCAGCTCAGCGCCGACTACGCCTTGGCCCAGCTGTACAGCGAAGGCCACGGCATTCGCCAGAATCCGGGCAATGCCTGGGTGTTCGCCCAGTTGGCCCAGGCCAACCCCACCGAACAGTCCAGCGCCATGCTGCAACAACTCGATCAGCAACTGACGCCTGACCAGCGCAGCCAGGCCGAGCGCCTGCTGGCGCAGGAGAAGCAGGCGCGCGGCAGCATGGCCCAGGGCGCCAACAGCGTCATGGCCATCGAAGCCCTGCAAGACGATGAAGACGCCGAGGACGCCTCCCTATGA
- a CDS encoding alginate biosynthesis protein Alg44: MNTAVNVNVVHESEAQRQHARVRIPAKLRFLDGNREPQEVKVDDLSAGGLSFHAKRALPIGDVLRGRLQFVVDNLGLSMDIEFLVRASDPATGRTGAEFQNLEPRDIATLRHIITSHLSGELITAGDVLSTLQRDNFTKARKQKDGGSGLSAFGRLRAVTVTLGVFVVGIAAFGFVAKSLYGMYFVSHAEAGVVAVPTTTVTMPRDGTVKSLVESGGQVVKGAPLASFSTSMLDMLKGHLDDAQLEPAKVEELFGKQLAGTLTSPCDCVVAQQLVDDDQYASKGQPIFQLIPRTTNPMIEARFSYRQFDEVKPGTRVNFQIAGEDEVRTGQIVSSASLNSADLASDIRVQIKPDGALPAELAGRPASVNSDRGPSLNWLIDKAVARGL, encoded by the coding sequence ATGAATACCGCCGTGAACGTCAATGTCGTGCATGAGTCCGAAGCCCAGCGCCAGCACGCCCGGGTCCGCATCCCCGCCAAGCTGCGCTTCCTGGATGGCAATCGCGAGCCACAAGAGGTCAAGGTCGACGACCTCTCCGCTGGGGGCCTGTCCTTCCATGCCAAGCGCGCGCTGCCGATCGGCGATGTGCTGCGCGGTCGCCTGCAGTTCGTGGTCGACAACCTCGGCCTGTCGATGGATATCGAATTCCTCGTGCGTGCCAGCGACCCCGCCACCGGCCGTACCGGCGCCGAGTTCCAGAACCTGGAACCGCGTGACATCGCCACCCTGCGCCACATCATCACCTCGCACCTGTCCGGTGAACTGATCACCGCCGGTGACGTGCTCAGTACCTTGCAGCGCGACAACTTCACCAAGGCGCGCAAGCAGAAAGACGGCGGCTCGGGCCTGAGCGCCTTCGGCCGCCTGCGCGCCGTGACCGTGACCCTCGGCGTGTTCGTGGTGGGTATCGCCGCCTTCGGCTTCGTCGCCAAGTCGCTGTATGGCATGTACTTCGTCAGCCATGCCGAAGCCGGTGTGGTCGCAGTGCCGACCACCACCGTCACCATGCCGCGCGATGGCACCGTCAAAAGCCTGGTGGAGAGCGGCGGCCAAGTGGTCAAGGGCGCGCCGCTGGCAAGCTTCAGCACCAGCATGCTGGACATGCTCAAGGGCCATCTGGACGACGCGCAATTGGAGCCGGCCAAAGTCGAGGAACTGTTCGGCAAGCAGCTCGCTGGCACCCTCACCAGCCCCTGCGACTGCGTGGTTGCGCAGCAACTGGTGGACGACGACCAGTACGCCAGCAAAGGCCAGCCGATCTTCCAGCTGATCCCCCGCACCACCAACCCGATGATCGAGGCGCGCTTCAGCTATCGCCAGTTCGACGAGGTCAAGCCAGGCACCCGGGTCAACTTCCAGATTGCCGGCGAAGACGAAGTACGCACGGGTCAGATCGTCAGCAGCGCCAGCCTCAACAGCGCAGACCTGGCCTCCGACATCCGCGTGCAGATCAAGCCAGACGGCGCGCTGCCTGCTGAACTGGCCGGTCGCCCAGCGTCGGTCAACAGCGACCGCGGTCCGTCGCTGAACTGGCTGATCGACAAAGCCGTCGCCCGTGGGCTTTAA
- a CDS encoding hemagglutinin repeat-containing protein, which yields MSVIGSQLKAGGDLMVGATGDVAVLSGVEEHGEYSKKTKSGFLGLSKSGKSQLKTSASQVASELDAGNDIVLAAGNDLRLRASEANAGNDVELRAGLLDSKGDINLVAANDTTYSRSEEYKKKVGLSVSSDLVIRSVSVASAKAAGQEARSSTSVASQVVAERDATLQAERDINLLGSGVNAGRNVTLNAGRDVNVAAAENHRDDQQWSKTTQVGLSFASDDNGVSFFAGSEKEKAKDRLRQQLAAASQLKAGQDLDVTAGRDFNQTGSDLIAGHDIKLGAGRDINIDAARETQVREQEHEYVSHGAGGSINHNFGNTKDAVSSAGKGENAVSKGSSTLQAIDSVNQFLAGPTADGKFGRSAQSSQQTSIDQGNRTSTLDAGNDITLDAGNDVTIKGGQLQAGRDIAIKGRDIDIDVAQGSVSQESQQSQSWGGVHGGTSGGFKLGIGASHGTASADSAQGTSTPSQLNAGRDVKLDASNDLNIIGSGVQAGRGIDLAAGNDLNIRAAQNDSSQEHNRRSGGGEVGITVGSEGLGIYASVNLGKGNLEREAQRHQEAYIYASDQLKFTSGKDTSIAGAQLRGDQVIGQVGGDLSVASAVDTGKVKGKEFDLSATVTVGPGAGASGSVGYGQTSGKIEWVENQTRITGASKVDIRTQDHTQLDGALIAADNGNLKLDTGSLGYSDIAGKDKEHGYYLNVGGTFSNDSGSAQQDSSQVGKGEKGQNGWSVSGWEYEKDREQIVRATVGAGDITVRQDAETGQASTSGLNRDLDKAYAITRDKESRTDLYVTGSSLDDALNPQETLQQWSAGLLDYNKTAQKNFEQASTGLNATLNRLERVMGRQMPAGVGAVTSREFAEQTLEQLILSGKSRSQAMAMMADGDFQNRVLEQLSQFWNISPEHAEQVKGVVAQALEPIKAPTVVNLPPSEVAAARLTLLQENLRALSDINEFIEQNPDKAQAVAVVLALTQGPKGVIQAVAMSAAEQTPLGQELMARLQGMQDYVGQKIAEHMEGQGLRKDDSFDKYLMGGGSLVASIIGTGISAVKGGKAGADGPSREVKTGAERGNGGAKATATTGEVVATEATSANAQAALRAKLSGLQKAQETAAVTRTLPDGRIRYYTQEVPARTEGPTRGASFATEFDPKTGSTRQWMESYDHAGEVIRVHPKSINGQPVDAQHYPPTGAELKSWGQQ from the coding sequence GTGAGCGTCATAGGTAGTCAACTCAAGGCTGGCGGCGACCTGATGGTGGGAGCTACGGGCGATGTGGCGGTACTCTCTGGGGTCGAAGAGCACGGCGAATACAGCAAGAAAACCAAGTCCGGATTCCTTGGGCTGTCGAAGAGCGGCAAGAGCCAGCTCAAGACCAGCGCGAGTCAGGTAGCCAGCGAACTGGACGCGGGCAACGACATCGTCCTAGCTGCTGGGAACGACCTGCGTCTGCGCGCCAGCGAGGCCAATGCGGGTAACGATGTAGAGTTGCGCGCTGGGTTGCTAGACAGCAAGGGCGACATCAACCTGGTTGCTGCCAACGACACAACCTACAGCCGCTCCGAGGAATACAAGAAGAAGGTCGGCCTGTCGGTGTCCTCGGATCTGGTGATCCGATCAGTCTCGGTGGCCTCGGCCAAGGCCGCAGGGCAAGAGGCCCGGAGCAGCACTAGTGTCGCAAGTCAGGTGGTGGCCGAGCGTGACGCGACGCTCCAGGCAGAGCGCGACATCAATCTGCTGGGCAGTGGAGTGAATGCCGGACGCAACGTCACCCTCAATGCCGGGCGCGACGTCAACGTGGCTGCAGCCGAGAATCACCGTGACGATCAGCAGTGGTCCAAGACCACCCAGGTGGGCTTGAGCTTTGCCAGCGACGATAACGGCGTCAGTTTCTTTGCCGGTAGTGAGAAGGAAAAGGCCAAAGACCGCCTGCGTCAACAGCTGGCCGCCGCCAGTCAGCTCAAGGCAGGGCAAGATCTGGATGTAACCGCAGGGCGTGATTTCAACCAGACCGGCTCCGACCTGATCGCTGGGCATGACATCAAGCTTGGGGCTGGCCGCGATATCAACATCGATGCTGCCCGAGAAACTCAGGTCCGAGAGCAGGAGCATGAGTACGTCAGTCACGGCGCGGGAGGCTCGATCAATCATAACTTTGGCAATACCAAGGATGCGGTAAGTAGCGCAGGCAAGGGCGAGAACGCCGTCAGCAAGGGATCAAGCACCTTGCAGGCGATCGATTCGGTCAATCAGTTCCTGGCTGGCCCGACCGCTGATGGCAAATTTGGTCGCAGCGCCCAGAGCAGTCAGCAGACCAGCATCGACCAAGGCAATCGCACATCGACACTGGACGCCGGCAACGACATCACTCTCGACGCCGGCAACGACGTGACGATCAAGGGCGGTCAGTTGCAAGCCGGGCGCGATATTGCCATCAAGGGTCGAGACATCGACATTGACGTTGCCCAGGGTAGCGTTAGCCAGGAAAGCCAACAGTCGCAGAGTTGGGGGGGCGTGCACGGCGGTACCAGTGGCGGCTTCAAGTTGGGTATTGGCGCTAGCCATGGCACCGCCAGCGCCGATAGCGCACAAGGCACCTCGACGCCGAGCCAGCTCAACGCCGGACGCGATGTCAAGCTCGATGCCAGCAACGACTTGAACATCATTGGCAGTGGGGTTCAGGCCGGGCGGGGTATCGATCTGGCTGCGGGCAATGACTTGAACATCCGCGCTGCGCAAAACGACAGCAGCCAGGAACACAACCGCCGCAGTGGCGGCGGTGAAGTGGGAATTACCGTTGGATCGGAAGGCCTGGGTATCTATGCCAGCGTCAACCTGGGCAAGGGCAATCTGGAGCGCGAAGCGCAGCGCCACCAAGAGGCCTACATCTACGCCAGCGACCAGCTGAAATTTACCAGCGGCAAGGACACCTCCATCGCCGGTGCGCAGTTGCGCGGCGACCAAGTGATCGGCCAGGTGGGCGGAGATCTGAGCGTGGCCTCGGCCGTCGATACCGGCAAGGTCAAGGGCAAGGAGTTCGACCTCAGCGCGACCGTTACGGTGGGGCCGGGTGCTGGCGCCAGTGGCTCGGTGGGGTACGGCCAAACCTCAGGCAAGATCGAATGGGTCGAGAACCAGACCCGCATCACCGGTGCCAGCAAGGTCGACATCCGAACCCAAGACCATACCCAGCTAGATGGTGCGTTGATCGCCGCTGACAACGGCAACCTCAAGCTCGACACCGGCAGCCTGGGCTACAGCGATATCGCCGGCAAAGACAAAGAGCACGGTTACTACCTGAACGTCGGCGGCACTTTCAGCAACGATTCAGGCAGCGCCCAACAGGACAGTAGCCAGGTTGGTAAAGGAGAGAAGGGCCAGAACGGCTGGAGCGTAAGCGGTTGGGAGTATGAGAAGGATCGCGAGCAGATCGTTCGTGCCACGGTCGGCGCAGGTGATATCACGGTGCGCCAGGATGCCGAGACAGGCCAGGCCTCGACTAGCGGTTTGAACCGGGATCTGGACAAGGCCTACGCGATCACTCGGGACAAAGAGTCGCGCACCGACCTCTACGTGACCGGTAGCTCCTTGGACGATGCACTGAATCCGCAGGAGACGCTGCAGCAGTGGAGCGCTGGACTGCTTGATTACAACAAGACCGCGCAGAAGAACTTCGAGCAGGCCAGTACCGGACTCAACGCTACGCTCAATCGTCTTGAGCGGGTGATGGGCCGGCAGATGCCCGCCGGGGTGGGCGCTGTCACCAGCCGTGAGTTTGCCGAGCAGACCCTGGAGCAGTTGATCCTCAGCGGCAAGAGTCGCAGCCAAGCCATGGCGATGATGGCAGATGGTGACTTCCAGAATCGCGTCTTGGAGCAGCTGAGCCAGTTCTGGAACATCAGCCCGGAACATGCTGAACAGGTAAAAGGCGTCGTTGCCCAAGCGCTTGAGCCGATAAAAGCACCCACGGTCGTGAATCTTCCTCCCTCAGAGGTCGCCGCCGCGAGACTGACCCTGCTGCAGGAAAACTTGCGCGCACTGTCTGACATCAACGAGTTCATTGAACAGAACCCGGACAAAGCCCAGGCCGTCGCCGTCGTGCTGGCCTTGACCCAGGGGCCGAAGGGCGTGATTCAGGCTGTGGCCATGAGCGCCGCCGAGCAAACCCCGCTTGGGCAAGAGCTGATGGCCCGCTTGCAGGGCATGCAGGACTATGTGGGGCAGAAGATTGCCGAGCATATGGAAGGCCAGGGGCTTAGGAAGGATGATAGTTTTGACAAGTACCTGATGGGCGGTGGTAGTCTGGTTGCGAGCATCATCGGGACTGGTATATCAGCCGTTAAAGGCGGTAAAGCTGGTGCTGATGGCCCGTCGCGTGAAGTCAAGACGGGGGCTGAGAGGGGTAATGGAGGTGCAAAAGCTACTGCTACAACGGGAGAAGTTGTAGCTACTGAAGCCACAAGTGCAAATGCCCAAGCTGCATTGAGAGCGAAACTATCAGGACTACAAAAAGCTCAAGAGACAGCAGCGGTCACTAGAACACTGCCTGATGGCCGTATTCGTTACTACACACAAGAGGTTCCTGCAAGGACAGAAGGACCTACTCGGGGTGCTTCTTTCGCCACGGAGTTTGATCCTAAGACG
- a CDS encoding alginate export family protein produces MTLNPFVKAGIGLSFALLWSCPTLADMTAQKNFGLEVKVTAQSEDDRDLGTRSGGDVNGLGLDLRPWVYGERGNWNAYAMGQAVTATDIIETDTLRASDDGSAIDTGDDSRQPDKSYLALREFWVGYNGFTPYPGEYLRFGRQRLRNDDGMWRDTNIEALNWTFDTTLLKADVGVAQRFSEYRTDLTELAAEDEDRTHVYGNVAAQWTPGHWVGLRAHHTHDSGSLNKPGETIDTLDKTRTGDLTWLGLEANSDAYNWRNDHTVNYWGSLTWLTGDRDKLSSETRNGEQVVTGKQSGDVNAWATDLGIRLRLDPNWQVGAAYARGSGGGGSDGSNNFEQTGLESNRSNFTGTRSRVHRFGEAFRGELGNLQAATLFASWQLREDYDASFIYHKFWRVDDQQNIGSSGINAVVEDNGVNRPLISGEKDLGQEMDVVVTKYFKQGLLPASLSQSIDEPSALVRLRAGVFKPGDAYGKEADSYMHRAFVDVIWRF; encoded by the coding sequence ATGACGCTCAACCCTTTCGTGAAAGCCGGTATCGGCCTGAGCTTCGCCCTGCTGTGGTCGTGCCCGACCCTGGCTGACATGACTGCGCAGAAGAACTTCGGCCTGGAAGTGAAAGTCACTGCTCAATCCGAAGACGACCGCGACCTGGGCACCCGCTCCGGCGGTGACGTCAACGGCCTGGGCCTGGACCTGCGCCCCTGGGTATATGGCGAGCGCGGTAACTGGAACGCCTACGCCATGGGCCAGGCGGTGACCGCCACCGACATCATCGAGACCGACACCCTGCGCGCCTCGGACGATGGCAGCGCCATCGATACCGGCGACGACAGCCGCCAGCCCGACAAAAGCTACCTGGCCCTGCGCGAGTTCTGGGTCGGCTACAACGGCTTCACGCCCTACCCCGGCGAATACCTGCGCTTTGGCCGGCAACGCCTGCGCAACGACGACGGCATGTGGCGCGACACCAATATCGAGGCGCTGAACTGGACCTTCGACACCACCCTGCTCAAGGCCGATGTCGGCGTTGCCCAGCGCTTCAGCGAATACCGCACCGACCTGACTGAGCTGGCCGCCGAAGACGAAGACCGCACGCACGTCTACGGCAACGTCGCCGCGCAGTGGACGCCAGGTCACTGGGTTGGCCTGCGCGCCCATCACACCCATGACAGCGGCAGCCTGAACAAACCCGGCGAGACCATCGACACCCTCGACAAGACCCGCACTGGCGATCTCACCTGGCTTGGCCTTGAGGCCAACAGCGATGCCTACAACTGGCGCAACGACCACACCGTCAACTACTGGGGCAGCCTGACCTGGCTGACCGGCGATCGCGACAAGCTCAGCAGCGAGACGCGCAATGGCGAGCAAGTGGTTACCGGCAAGCAGAGCGGTGACGTCAACGCCTGGGCCACCGACCTGGGTATCCGCCTGCGCCTGGACCCCAACTGGCAGGTCGGCGCCGCCTATGCCCGCGGCAGCGGCGGGGGTGGCAGCGACGGCTCGAACAACTTCGAACAGACCGGCCTTGAGAGCAATCGCTCCAACTTCACCGGCACCCGTTCGCGCGTCCACCGCTTCGGCGAGGCCTTCCGTGGCGAGCTGGGCAACTTGCAGGCAGCCACCCTGTTCGCCTCCTGGCAGCTGCGCGAGGACTACGACGCAAGCTTCATCTACCACAAGTTCTGGCGCGTCGATGACCAACAGAACATCGGCTCCAGCGGCATCAATGCGGTGGTCGAGGACAACGGCGTCAACCGCCCGCTGATCAGCGGCGAGAAGGACCTGGGCCAAGAGATGGACGTGGTCGTCACCAAGTACTTCAAGCAAGGCTTGCTGCCGGCTTCGCTGAGCCAGTCGATCGACGAACCGTCGGCCCTGGTACGCCTGCGCGCGGGTGTCTTCAAGCCGGGTGACGCCTATGGCAAAGAAGCCGATTCGTACATGCACCGCGCCTTTGTCGACGTGATCTGGCGCTTCTGA
- a CDS encoding glycosyltransferase family 2 protein, with the protein MQRFQTVLLQCAGWLLYMSLLMLIALALPSDIFDSQSKHFIFLVGAVGIWRYSMGATHFIRGMIFLYGVYPYLRNKVRKLGKAADPSHVYLMVTSFRIDALTTAQVYSSVIREAINCGYPTTVVCSLVEKCDELLVKSLWAKYNPPEHVTLDFVRIAGTGKRDGLAFGFRAISRMMPDQHAVVAVIDGDTVLGEGVVRKTVPWFKLFPNVGGLTTNEFCEVRGGYIMSEWHKLRFAQRHINMCSMALSKRVLTMTGRMSMFRASVVTNPEFIADVESDSLMHWRLGRFKFLTGDDKSSWFSLMRLGYDTFYVPDAAINTVEHPPEKSFLKASRKLMYRWYGNNLRQNSRALGLGLKRLGLFTSVVLFDQRVSMWTSLLGLTVAVIASLKFGMAFLLVYLLWIGITRLILTIMLLCSGHSVGPAYPVILYYNQIVGALMKIYVFFRLDKQSWTRQPTALKRDLASFQQWFNTWSSRTMTFSAASIFVAVLFMVV; encoded by the coding sequence ATGCAAAGGTTCCAGACAGTGCTGTTGCAGTGCGCCGGGTGGCTGCTCTACATGAGCCTGCTCATGCTGATCGCCCTGGCCCTGCCCAGCGACATCTTCGACTCGCAGTCGAAGCACTTCATCTTCCTGGTCGGCGCTGTCGGCATCTGGCGCTACTCGATGGGCGCCACCCATTTCATCCGCGGCATGATCTTCCTGTACGGCGTCTACCCGTACCTGCGCAACAAAGTGCGCAAGCTGGGCAAGGCCGCGGACCCGTCCCACGTGTACCTGATGGTCACCAGTTTTCGTATCGATGCGCTGACCACCGCCCAGGTCTACAGCTCGGTGATCCGCGAAGCGATCAACTGCGGCTACCCGACCACTGTGGTCTGCTCGCTGGTGGAGAAGTGCGACGAACTGCTGGTGAAAAGCCTGTGGGCAAAATACAACCCGCCTGAACACGTCACCCTCGATTTCGTGCGCATCGCCGGTACCGGCAAGCGCGATGGCCTGGCCTTTGGCTTCCGCGCCATCTCGCGAATGATGCCCGACCAGCACGCGGTGGTGGCGGTGATCGATGGCGACACCGTGCTCGGCGAGGGCGTGGTGCGCAAGACCGTACCCTGGTTCAAGCTGTTCCCCAATGTCGGTGGCCTGACCACCAACGAATTCTGCGAAGTGCGCGGCGGCTACATCATGAGCGAGTGGCACAAGCTGCGCTTCGCCCAGCGCCACATCAACATGTGCTCGATGGCCCTGTCCAAGCGCGTGCTGACCATGACCGGGCGGATGTCGATGTTCCGCGCCAGCGTGGTGACCAACCCCGAGTTCATCGCCGACGTCGAGAGCGACTCGCTGATGCACTGGCGCCTGGGCCGCTTCAAGTTCCTCACCGGCGACGACAAGTCGAGCTGGTTCAGCCTGATGCGCCTGGGCTACGACACCTTCTATGTGCCGGATGCGGCGATCAACACGGTCGAGCACCCGCCGGAAAAAAGCTTCCTCAAGGCCAGCCGCAAACTCATGTACCGCTGGTACGGCAACAACCTGCGGCAGAACTCGCGCGCCTTGGGCCTGGGCCTCAAGCGCCTGGGGCTGTTCACCAGCGTGGTGCTGTTCGACCAGCGCGTGTCGATGTGGACCAGCCTGCTCGGCCTGACCGTCGCGGTGATCGCCAGCCTCAAGTTCGGCATGGCCTTCCTGCTGGTGTACCTGCTGTGGATCGGCATCACCCGGCTGATCCTGACCATCATGCTGCTGTGCTCGGGCCACAGCGTGGGTCCGGCCTATCCCGTGATTCTCTATTACAACCAGATCGTCGGCGCGTTGATGAAGATCTACGTGTTCTTCCGCCTCGACAAGCAGTCCTGGACCCGCCAGCCCACTGCCCTCAAGCGTGACCTTGCCAGCTTTCAACAATGGTTCAACACCTGGTCCTCCCGCACCATGACCTTCTCGGCCGCGAGCATCTTCGTCGCCGTGCTGTTCATGGTCGTGTGA
- a CDS encoding nucleotide sugar dehydrogenase, with protein MRISIFGLGYVGAVCAGCLSARGHEVIGVDVSATKIDLINKGKSPIVEPGLEELLQQGLANGRLRGTTDFAEAIRASDVSMICVGTPSKKNGDLGLEYIESVCREIGYVLRDTTRRHTIVVRSTVLPGTVKNVVIPILEDCSGKKAGVDFGVAVNPEFLRESTAIKDYDQPPMTVIGELDKASGDVLQALYEELDAPVIRKDIAVAEMIKYTCNVWHATKVTFANEIGNIAKAVGVDGREVMDVVCQDKVLNLSQYYMRPGFAFGGSCLPKDVRALTYRASSLDVKAPLLDSLMRSNESQVQNAFDIIESHDKRKIALLGLSFKAGTDDLRESPLVELAERLIGKGYELNIYDQNVEYARVHGANKDYIESKIPHVSSLLNANFEQVVNDAEIIILGNRDEQFRALADRAPEGKQVIDLVGFMSKPTCSTSRTEGICW; from the coding sequence ATGCGTATCAGCATCTTTGGTTTGGGTTATGTGGGTGCAGTCTGTGCAGGTTGCCTGTCGGCACGGGGCCATGAAGTGATTGGTGTGGACGTGTCCGCCACCAAGATCGACCTGATCAACAAGGGCAAGTCGCCCATCGTCGAACCGGGTCTGGAAGAACTGCTGCAGCAAGGCCTGGCCAATGGCCGCCTGCGTGGCACCACCGACTTCGCCGAGGCCATCCGTGCCAGCGACGTGTCGATGATCTGCGTCGGCACGCCGAGCAAGAAAAACGGCGACCTGGGCCTTGAGTACATCGAGTCGGTGTGCCGCGAGATCGGCTACGTGCTGCGTGACACCACCCGCCGCCACACCATCGTGGTGCGCAGCACCGTGTTGCCAGGCACCGTCAAGAACGTGGTAATCCCAATCCTGGAAGACTGCTCGGGCAAGAAAGCCGGGGTCGACTTCGGTGTGGCGGTCAACCCTGAGTTCCTGCGGGAAAGCACCGCGATCAAGGACTACGACCAGCCACCAATGACCGTCATCGGTGAACTGGACAAGGCCAGCGGCGACGTTCTGCAAGCACTGTACGAAGAGCTCGACGCGCCGGTGATCCGCAAGGACATCGCCGTGGCCGAGATGATCAAGTACACCTGCAACGTCTGGCACGCGACCAAGGTCACCTTCGCCAACGAGATCGGCAACATCGCCAAGGCGGTCGGCGTCGATGGTCGTGAAGTGATGGATGTGGTCTGCCAGGACAAAGTCCTCAACCTGTCGCAGTACTACATGCGCCCAGGCTTCGCCTTCGGCGGCTCGTGCCTACCCAAGGACGTGCGCGCCCTCACCTACCGCGCCTCCAGCCTGGATGTGAAAGCGCCGCTGCTCGACTCGCTGATGCGCAGTAACGAATCGCAGGTGCAGAACGCCTTCGACATCATCGAAAGCCACGACAAACGCAAGATCGCCCTGCTTGGCCTGAGCTTCAAGGCCGGCACCGACGACCTGCGCGAGAGCCCCCTGGTCGAGCTGGCCGAGCGCCTGATCGGCAAGGGCTACGAGCTCAACATCTACGACCAGAACGTCGAGTACGCCCGTGTCCACGGCGCCAACAAAGACTACATCGAGTCGAAGATCCCGCACGTGTCCTCGCTGCTCAACGCCAACTTCGAGCAAGTGGTCAACGACGCCGAGATCATCATCCTGGGCAACCGCGACGAGCAGTTCCGTGCCCTGGCCGACCGTGCCCCGGAAGGCAAGCAAGTGATCGACCTGGTCGGTTTCATGAGCAAGCCGACCTGCTCCACCAGCCGCACCGAAGGCATCTGCTGGTAA